Proteins from one Camelina sativa cultivar DH55 chromosome 8, Cs, whole genome shotgun sequence genomic window:
- the LOC104709015 gene encoding uncharacterized protein LOC104709015 isoform X2, translating to MVQRRGKVSFRNLTKSQLGGVVFGCTKNTIKECMSKQLFGLPYNHISYVQKIDIGLPLFLFNYSDRTLHGIFDAAGPGQLNIDPYGWTSDGSDRTSYPAQVQISMRLQCEPLSEKKFKPAIADNYYSPHHFWFELDHFQASKLICLLTSFAVKPKPPMNTSNTRQIFHLIEKKENSDEIKPSENEPVDSLEVPLSSVMESDFSAAASHPGFSENHPDVHDPKRIDKEFVLEKLKGLAIGHGENSLMKTVERANIPTCMNLEDRDTLEEETYSEGKSDGSSLVSSLLPHTISQLMHEVKELRAYGLENSTKMCYLEEKLDEAHKEIHRLRERCSMLESISGSLITKAGDSEREIHSPDDSNLDPTEAILLLGGFDKDSETWLSSVVSYFPSRNVVKAHSSTSCIRSNASVAKLDDKIYVFGGDDGGRGWTNTVESYNQTDGQWSLYPSLNERKGSLGGATLDGKIFAIGGGNGTQSFSDVEMLDPDIGKWIITRSMAKERFAVASVEHNGSIYAVGGFDGTEYLNTAERFDPREHSWMNIASMKSRRGCHSLVVLKEKLYAIGGYDSETMVSSVEVYDPRRGTWITGEPMKELRGYSAVAVVKDSIYVIGGYKGEGEDILDTVECFKEGEGWKNVPCSSIGRRCYLSAVAL from the exons GTTTACCCTACAACCACATTTCATACGTGCAGAAGATTGATATAGGTTTACCATTGTTTCTTTTCAACTATTCTGATCGTACACTTCATGGCATTTTTGACGCTGCTGGTCCTGGTCAGCTGAATATTGACCCTTATGGCTGGACCTCTGATGGTTCTGACAGAACTTCATATCCGGCACAG GTTCAAATCAGTATGAGGTTACAGTGTGAACCACTTTCCGAGAAAAAATTTAAACCTGCAATTGCAGATAATTACTACAGTCCTCACCATTTTTGGTTCGAGCTCGATCATTTTCAGGCTAGTAAGCTGATATGTCTGCTAACTTCTTTTGCGGTGAAACCTAAACCACCCATGAATACATCAAACACAAGACAGATCTTTCACTTgattgaaaagaaagagaacagtGATGAGATTAAGCCTTCGGAGAATGAACCAGTGGATAGCTTGGAAGTGCCACTCAGTTCTGTCATGGAATCTGACTTCTCAGCTGCGGCTTCCCATCCTGGTTTCTCTGAGAATCATCCAGACGTACACGACCCCAAACGAATTGATAAGGAATTTGTTCTTGAGAAACTGAAAGGTCTCGCCATTGGGCATGGCGAGAATAGTCTTATGAAAACTGTTGAACGAGCCAACATTCCCACCTGCATGAACTTGGAAGACAGAGATACACTTGAAGAGGAAACATATTCAGAAGGGAAAAGTGATGGCAGTTCTCTTgtctcatctcttcttccacaTACAATTAGCCAG TTGATGCATGAGGTGAAGGAACTCAGGGCATACGGGCTGGAAAATTCAACCAAGATGTGTTACTTGGAAGAGAAGCTG GACGAAGCACACAAGGAAATTCATAGATTGAGAGAGCGGTGCAGCATGCTGGAGTCTATATCAGGTTCTTTAATCACCAAAGCTGGTGATAGTGAAAGGGAGATCCATTCACCTGATGATTCAAACTTAGATCCAACGGAGGCAATTCTTCTGTTGGGCGGATTCGATAAAGATTCTGAAACATGGTTGTCATCAGTGGTTTCATACTTTCCATCCAGGAATGTTGTAAAGGCTCATAGTTCAACGAGTTGTATCCGTTCAAATGCTTCAGTGGCAAAATTGGATGATAAAATCTACGTCTTTGGAGGTGATGATGGTGGCCGTGGCTGGACCAACACAG ttGAATCATATAACCAGACTGATGGCCAATGGAGCTTGTACCCCTCCTTAAATGAGCGAAAAGGAAGTTTAGGTGGAGCCACTTTGGATggaaaaatatttgcaattggAGGCGGGAATGGAACGCAAAGTTTTTCAGATGTTGAGATGCTTGACCCAGATATTGGGAAATGGATCATAACAAGGTCAATGGCAAAGGAG AGATTTGCAGTTGCATCTGTGGAGCATAACGGTTCAATTTATGCTGTTGGTGGTTTTGATGGCACTGAGTACCTGAA cACAGCTGAAAGGTTTGATCCTAGAGAGCACTCGTGGATGAATATTGCATCGATGAAGTCAAGAAGAGGCTGCCATTCTCTTGTTGTTCTGAAGGAAAAACT ATATGCGATTGGTGGGTATGATAGTGAGACTATGGTATCAAGTGTTGAGGTCTATGATCCAAGGAGAGGGACATGGATCACTGGAGAACCGATGAAGGAGTTAAGAGGATATTCAGCAGTTGCAGTGGTTAAAGACTCAATATATGTCATCGGAGGATACAAAGGGGAAGGAGAAGACATATTAGACACT GTGGAGTGTTTCAAGGAAGGTGAAGGATGGAAAAACGTGCCTTGTTCCTCGATTGGTAGGCGTTGCTATCTATCCGCAGTGGCTTTGTAA
- the LOC104709015 gene encoding uncharacterized protein LOC104709015 isoform X1, with translation MVQRRGKVSFRNLTKSQLGGVVFGCTKNTIKECMSKQLFGLPYNHISYVQKIDIGLPLFLFNYSDRTLHGIFDAAGPGQLNIDPYGWTSDGSDRTSYPAQVQISMRLQCEPLSEKKFKPAIADNYYSPHHFWFELDHFQASKLICLLTSFAVKPKPPMNTSNTRQIFHLIEKKENSDEIKPSENEPVDSLEVPLSSVMESDFSAAASHPGFSENHPDVHDPKRIDKEFVLEKLKGLAIGHGENSLMKTVERANIPTCMNLEDRDTLEEETYSEGKSDGSSLVSSLLPHTISQLMHEVKELRAYGLENSTKMCYLEEKLDEAHKEIHRLRERCSMLESISGSLITKAGDSEREIHSPDDSNLDPTEAILLLGGFDKDSETWLSSVVSYFPSRNVVKAHSSTSCIRSNASVAKLDDKIYVFGGDDGGRGWTNTVESYNQTDGQWSLYPSLNERKGSLGGATLDGKIFAIGGGNGTQSFSDVEMLDPDIGKWIITRSMAKERFAVASVEHNGSIYAVGGFDGTEYLNTAERFDPREHSWMNIASMKSRRGCHSLVVLKEKLYAIGGYDSETMVSSVEVYDPRRGTWITGEPMKELRGYSAVAVVKDSIYVIGGYKGEGEDILDTVRVECFKEGEGWKNVPCSSIGRRCYLSAVAL, from the exons GTTTACCCTACAACCACATTTCATACGTGCAGAAGATTGATATAGGTTTACCATTGTTTCTTTTCAACTATTCTGATCGTACACTTCATGGCATTTTTGACGCTGCTGGTCCTGGTCAGCTGAATATTGACCCTTATGGCTGGACCTCTGATGGTTCTGACAGAACTTCATATCCGGCACAG GTTCAAATCAGTATGAGGTTACAGTGTGAACCACTTTCCGAGAAAAAATTTAAACCTGCAATTGCAGATAATTACTACAGTCCTCACCATTTTTGGTTCGAGCTCGATCATTTTCAGGCTAGTAAGCTGATATGTCTGCTAACTTCTTTTGCGGTGAAACCTAAACCACCCATGAATACATCAAACACAAGACAGATCTTTCACTTgattgaaaagaaagagaacagtGATGAGATTAAGCCTTCGGAGAATGAACCAGTGGATAGCTTGGAAGTGCCACTCAGTTCTGTCATGGAATCTGACTTCTCAGCTGCGGCTTCCCATCCTGGTTTCTCTGAGAATCATCCAGACGTACACGACCCCAAACGAATTGATAAGGAATTTGTTCTTGAGAAACTGAAAGGTCTCGCCATTGGGCATGGCGAGAATAGTCTTATGAAAACTGTTGAACGAGCCAACATTCCCACCTGCATGAACTTGGAAGACAGAGATACACTTGAAGAGGAAACATATTCAGAAGGGAAAAGTGATGGCAGTTCTCTTgtctcatctcttcttccacaTACAATTAGCCAG TTGATGCATGAGGTGAAGGAACTCAGGGCATACGGGCTGGAAAATTCAACCAAGATGTGTTACTTGGAAGAGAAGCTG GACGAAGCACACAAGGAAATTCATAGATTGAGAGAGCGGTGCAGCATGCTGGAGTCTATATCAGGTTCTTTAATCACCAAAGCTGGTGATAGTGAAAGGGAGATCCATTCACCTGATGATTCAAACTTAGATCCAACGGAGGCAATTCTTCTGTTGGGCGGATTCGATAAAGATTCTGAAACATGGTTGTCATCAGTGGTTTCATACTTTCCATCCAGGAATGTTGTAAAGGCTCATAGTTCAACGAGTTGTATCCGTTCAAATGCTTCAGTGGCAAAATTGGATGATAAAATCTACGTCTTTGGAGGTGATGATGGTGGCCGTGGCTGGACCAACACAG ttGAATCATATAACCAGACTGATGGCCAATGGAGCTTGTACCCCTCCTTAAATGAGCGAAAAGGAAGTTTAGGTGGAGCCACTTTGGATggaaaaatatttgcaattggAGGCGGGAATGGAACGCAAAGTTTTTCAGATGTTGAGATGCTTGACCCAGATATTGGGAAATGGATCATAACAAGGTCAATGGCAAAGGAG AGATTTGCAGTTGCATCTGTGGAGCATAACGGTTCAATTTATGCTGTTGGTGGTTTTGATGGCACTGAGTACCTGAA cACAGCTGAAAGGTTTGATCCTAGAGAGCACTCGTGGATGAATATTGCATCGATGAAGTCAAGAAGAGGCTGCCATTCTCTTGTTGTTCTGAAGGAAAAACT ATATGCGATTGGTGGGTATGATAGTGAGACTATGGTATCAAGTGTTGAGGTCTATGATCCAAGGAGAGGGACATGGATCACTGGAGAACCGATGAAGGAGTTAAGAGGATATTCAGCAGTTGCAGTGGTTAAAGACTCAATATATGTCATCGGAGGATACAAAGGGGAAGGAGAAGACATATTAGACACTGTACGA GTGGAGTGTTTCAAGGAAGGTGAAGGATGGAAAAACGTGCCTTGTTCCTCGATTGGTAGGCGTTGCTATCTATCCGCAGTGGCTTTGTAA